One genomic segment of Nerophis lumbriciformis linkage group LG20, RoL_Nlum_v2.1, whole genome shotgun sequence includes these proteins:
- the LOC133619316 gene encoding uncharacterized protein — protein sequence MISCERCGTQHKPRQCPAFDVQQLIGNKEDVSPQLGGSSTLKQETPQPPCIKKEEEELCITQEGECLLGREEADYTKFPLSILSVKTEDDEEKPQVDNLLAPLSDSEAEDEVEESLSSDKDCEGDMRTHTDNKHSECSSKKRGKKCLSCSVCGKSFSQNSSLTRHMRTHTGEKPFTCSVCGKSYSQNSRLTQHMRTHTGEKPFNCSVCGKSFSQNRILTQHMRTHTGEKPYICSVCGKSFSQNSVFTQHMRTHTGEKPFNCSICGKNYSVKSTLIEHMRTHTGEKTFSCSVCGKSFSVKRNLTQHIRTHTGEKTFGCSVCGKSFTVKRNLNRHVGTHTGLKPYNCSVCGKSFPQNSSLCRHMRTHAGEKTYNCSVCGKKCSRNTSLTQHMTTHR from the exons ATGATAAGCTGCGAGCGCTGCGGCACACAGCACAAGCCTAGACAATGTCCGGCGTTTG acgtccagcagctgatcggtaataAAGAAGAtgtttcccctcagttaggggggagctccactttgaagcaggagactccacaaccaccctgcattaaaaaggaagaggaggaactctgcatcactcaggagggagagtgtcttctaggacgagaggaagctgattacaccaagtttccactgagtattctctctgtgaagactgaagatgatgaagagaaaccacaagtagacaacctcttagctccactatcagatagtgaggctgaagacgaggttgaagaatctttgagcagcgataaagactgtgaaggtgatatgaggactcacactgacaacaaacactctgaatgctcttcaaagaagagaggtaaaaaatgtttgagctgctcagtttgtggcaaaagcttttctcaaaatagctctttgactcgacacatgagaacacacacaggagaaaaaccatttacttgttcagtttgtggcaaaagctattCTCAAAACAGCcgattgactcaacacatgagaacacacacaggtgaaaaaccatttaattgttcagtttgtggcaaaagcttttctcaaaatcgcattttgactcaacacatgagaacacacacaggtgaaaaaccatatatttgttcagtttgtggcaagagcttttctcaaaatagcgttTTTACtcagcacatgagaacacacacaggtgaaaaaccatttaactgtTCGATTTGTGGTAAAAACTATTCGGTTAAGAGTACTTTgattgaacacatgagaacacacacaggtgaaaaaacatttagttgttcagtttgtggcaaaagcttttctgttaagaggaatttgactcaacacatcagaacacacacaggtgaaaaaacatttggttgttcagtttgtggcaaaagctttactGTTAAGAGGAATCTGAACCGACACGTAGGAACACACACTGGACTAAAACCatataattgttcagtttgtggtaaaagctttccTCAAAACAGCTCTTTgtgtcgacacatgagaacacacgcagGTGAAAAAACatataattgttcagtttgtggcaaaaaatGTTCTCGAAATAcctctttgactcaacacatgacaacacacaggtga